GCCAATCCAGCAAGCGTTGCTCGGCAAGCGACAAGTCGATATTGCTGACACCGACGGCATTGAAGCCGAGTGCTTCTCCGATGGCTTGAAGCTGCGCAATCTGCATGTAGCTGCGTCCTGTTCTCGTGGTTCAAGGTTGTGACTTGCACACCCATTTTGCGGTAGCATACAGCAACCCAACCAAGGATGTGACTATGCTACTGATTCCCGCAATTGATTTGAAAGACGGCCAATGCGTGCGCCTGCGCCAAGGCCGTATGGATGACACCACTGTGTTTGCCAGCAACCCCGTCGATGTTGCCCAACGTTGGGTGGATGCGGGCGCACGCCGTCTGCATTTGGTCGATTTAAACGGTGCATTTGCAGGCAAGCCGGTGAATGGCGACGTGGTGCGTGCAGTCGCAGCACGTTTCCCGAATGTGCCGGTGCAAATCGGCGGCGGCATTCGCGATGCAGCCACCGTAGCGGCGTATCTGGAAGCGGGCGTGCAATATTGCATTATCGGCACAAAAGCGGTGCAAGAACCGCAATTTGTTATCGACCTGTGCCAGCAATTTCCCGGTCACATTATCGTCGGGATTGATGCCAAAAACGGCATGGTCGCCACCGATGGCTGGGCAGAAGTGTCTTCCGTTTCCGCGATTGAGCTTGCCAAGCAATTTGAGCAAGCCGGTGTCAGCGCGATTGTTTACACCGACATTGCCCGCGATGGCATGATGAAAGGCGTGAACGTGGAAGAAACCGCGAAACTTGCCGCCAGTATTAATATTCCCGTCGTCGCCTCCGGCGGCGTGACCAATATGGACGACATTAAAGCCCTGTGCGCGGTGGAAGACCAAGGCATTATGGGTGCAATCCTCGGTCGGTCGATCTACGAAGGCACGATTGATCTGGCAGCAGCGCAACAATACGTCGATTCCAACGGAAACATCTGATGTCGCAAGAACGGGGATTCAGTGACTACCAAAATGAAGCGGCGACGTGGATTACGCTGGCAACGGGCGACTACTATCCAAACATTTTGAATGATGCTTGCCGCTTGTATGAACCTGTGCTGGTTGAATTTGGTCAATTATTGCAACGCGCCCATTCTTCAGAATTTCTGTTTAAATCCATTGCCGCAACGCCTAATCAATGGATGCGTATTCAACTTTGCCGTGTTTTCAAAAAATATGTCAGCCCACAAACCCCTGTTGAAATGCTCAAGGTTAAAAACAAAGCCACTCACATCTGTGAACAGTTTGGATCAGGCTTTCGCCACATTGCCGAAGTCCAGCAACATTTTAATCAACGCCCTATGCCTGATGAAACGTTATGTGCCTTGCTATGGGAATACAAAGACCGAGGCAAAAAAGGTTACGACCTCACTGAGCGGGCATTCGATTTACTGCGTAGCCAACACCCCGATTGCACCTTGATTGGCCCGGAACGTGCTGGCAAAGACGTGTTGCTAGGCAGCATTTTTGATGATTATCCCAAACCGGATCGCCCGGTGGATTTTATCATTAGTGAAGGGCAGCGCATTCTCGCGATTGGTTTGGCACGTTATGATTCTGATCGAGGGGGCGCACAAGAAGACGACCGCACCGGGCAGTACCGTGAAGTGGCACAAGAAATTATCAGCTACGCTGATGCTCATGGTATGTCACATATCAAAATCGTGTACGTCAACGATGGCCCCGGATTAGTGCTAGGCTCCATGTGGCGCGACTACGCTTATCTGGAAACCCGTTGGACGGGGCGGGTAAAAGTAGTCACTTTACGCATGATCCCTGAACGTATCACCGCTGCATGGTTGAGGAGCTGAGATGGCTGTTGGTATTCCGAAACGCTTGTACCCACTGCAACCACGCCAAACGGGTGAAAACTTACCCGGTGGCTTTCGCCTCGAATACGCTGGAAAAAAACATCCCGTTGAGATTCTTGCGACACCCGCAGGCCATTATCAAACCAGCCGTGAGTATTGCAGGGGGAATAATCGCCTATTCCATGCTGACAATTTAGGGGCATTGGCAGCATTGGCTCATGACCCCGCACTGGCGGGAAAAATCCGTTTAGTGTATATCGACCCACCCTTTGCCACGGATTCGGCATTTGAATCACGCCAACAACAACACGCTTACGATGACCATCTAACAGGCACTACTTTTGTGGAAGCATTGCGTGAACGCCTGATTCTCATTCATCGCTTATTGGCAGATGATGGCTCATTGTACTTACATTTGGACAGTCGTATGGTCTTCCATATGCGCTTGATTCTGGATGAAATATTTGGCGAACAACAGTTCCGCAACTGCATTACCCGCAAAAAATGTAACCCTAAAAACTACACACGCAAAACCTACGGCACAACCGCCGATTACATTCTGTTCTATACCAAAACCGACCAGTATGTATGGAATCGTGCCTTAGAACCGTGGGATGAAGCCCGCATTCTCAAAGAATACCCGTGTAGCGATGAACAGGGACGGCGTTATAAAAAAGTCCCTGTTCACGCACCCGGTGTGCGCAACGGTGAAACCGGCAAATTATGGCGCGGCATGTTGCCGCCGCCCGGCAAGCACTGGCAATACACGCCCGATAAACTGGATGAAATGGATGCACGCGGTGAAATTTACTGGTCGCCAACAGGCAACCCACGCCGTAAAGTTTACTTAGAAAACAGTGCCGGTATCCCCGTGCAAGACATCTGGCTGGACATGAAAGATGCCCACAATCAGAATATCCAGATTACCGGTTATCCAACCGAAAAAAACCTTGCTATGCTGGAGCGGATTATTGAAGCATCCTCTAACCCCGGTGACTGGGTGCTCGATTGTTATGCCGGTTCTGGTACAACACTCGCTGCCGCTGCCAGCCTGAACCGGCAATGGATTGGCATTGACCGTAGCGATGAAGCCATCAAAACCATCTTGCACCGCTTCGAGAATGGCACAAAACGCATGGGAGACTTTGTGAATACACCAGCCAAAACCAATACATTGCCGCTATTCAATGCCAGCAATACCGACTTTACGCTTTTTGTGGAAAAGAAATAATGGGACTCGCCAAACGCATCATTCCCTGCCTTGACGTGAACAACGGTCGTGTCGTCAAAGGCGTAAACTTCGTCGACATCCGTGATGCGGGCGACCCGGTGGAAATCGCCGCGCGTTACAACCGCGAAGGTGCGGACGAAATCACCTTCCTCGATATTACCGCCAGCTCCGACAACCGCGACACCATCGTCCACATGGTGGAAGCCGTTGCCTCGCAAGTTTTCATTCCGCTCACCGTCGGCGGCGGTATCCGCAAACCCGAAGACGTGCGCCGCATGTTGAATGCCGGTGCGGATAAAGTCGGGATTAACACCGCTGCGATTACCAACCCCGATTTGGTACGCGAATGCACCGATTATTTCGGCTCGCAATGCATCGTGGTGGCAATTGATGCCAAGCGCGTCAATGAACCGGGCGAACCGGATCGCTGGGAAGTCTTCACCCACGGCGGGCGCAACCGTACCGGCATTGATGCAGTTGCATGGGCAGAAAAAATGGCGCAATACGGCGCGGGTGAATTGCTGGT
The window above is part of the Thiothrix winogradskyi genome. Proteins encoded here:
- the hisA gene encoding 1-(5-phosphoribosyl)-5-[(5-phosphoribosylamino)methylideneamino]imidazole-4-carboxamide isomerase, translating into MLLIPAIDLKDGQCVRLRQGRMDDTTVFASNPVDVAQRWVDAGARRLHLVDLNGAFAGKPVNGDVVRAVAARFPNVPVQIGGGIRDAATVAAYLEAGVQYCIIGTKAVQEPQFVIDLCQQFPGHIIVGIDAKNGMVATDGWAEVSSVSAIELAKQFEQAGVSAIVYTDIARDGMMKGVNVEETAKLAASINIPVVASGGVTNMDDIKALCAVEDQGIMGAILGRSIYEGTIDLAAAQQYVDSNGNI
- a CDS encoding site-specific DNA-methyltransferase; amino-acid sequence: MAVGIPKRLYPLQPRQTGENLPGGFRLEYAGKKHPVEILATPAGHYQTSREYCRGNNRLFHADNLGALAALAHDPALAGKIRLVYIDPPFATDSAFESRQQQHAYDDHLTGTTFVEALRERLILIHRLLADDGSLYLHLDSRMVFHMRLILDEIFGEQQFRNCITRKKCNPKNYTRKTYGTTADYILFYTKTDQYVWNRALEPWDEARILKEYPCSDEQGRRYKKVPVHAPGVRNGETGKLWRGMLPPPGKHWQYTPDKLDEMDARGEIYWSPTGNPRRKVYLENSAGIPVQDIWLDMKDAHNQNIQITGYPTEKNLAMLERIIEASSNPGDWVLDCYAGSGTTLAAAASLNRQWIGIDRSDEAIKTILHRFENGTKRMGDFVNTPAKTNTLPLFNASNTDFTLFVEKK
- the hisF gene encoding imidazole glycerol phosphate synthase subunit HisF, whose product is MGLAKRIIPCLDVNNGRVVKGVNFVDIRDAGDPVEIAARYNREGADEITFLDITASSDNRDTIVHMVEAVASQVFIPLTVGGGIRKPEDVRRMLNAGADKVGINTAAITNPDLVRECTDYFGSQCIVVAIDAKRVNEPGEPDRWEVFTHGGRNRTGIDAVAWAEKMAQYGAGELLVTSMDRDGTKVGFDLGLTRAITDRVGIPLIASGGVGNLQHLADGVLKGGADAVLAASIFHFGEYTVGDAKRYMAAQGIEMRL